In the genome of Bacillota bacterium, the window GGGTCCCATAGGCCTCGCGAAGGTGGTGGGGGGGCTGGGCCCGGGTTCGCTTGAGACGGGCCTGCTCGTCTTCGCATGCGTCTCGGCCGGCCTGGGGGTGTTCAACCTGCTGCCCGTGGCACCGCTCGATGGCGGCAGAATCGTGGTCGAACTCTTGGGTCCGAGGTTGAGCCCAATCGGCAGGCGGCGGCTGGAGGCGGCCGGGGCCGTCGCCCTGGGGGCGGTGGCCGCGGTGGTGTTCCTCGCGGACATAGTGGGGCTGCTGAGGTAGGGAGGCGTGGCTGTGGAGGTCCTTCGCTGCGAGGCGGGAACGGTTGAGTTCGCACCCGAGGTGGTGTGCCTGCTTGGAGGCTGGCTGCGGCGCAGTGCCTGCTCGGTGGCGCGGGAGGACCGTTTCGGCCCGGCGTACTGGCGACGGGTCTGGGCATGGGAGCTGTCCTGGGCCTCGCGGTCAGGCTCGGGTGTGCGGCTTGGGAGGGTAGGCGCCGCTGAGCCGCCGGTCTCCTGCTGGCACGTCCTGCGAGGGGGGGTCGAGCGTGCCCGAACTCGAACAACTTGCGGCTCTGTGGTGGTGCTTGGGTGCCCTCCCCGCCGGGTGGGGCCTGCAGGCGGTGGCGCTGCTGGTTCTTGCCGCGCTGGCGCAGGGTTTTGTGGGGTTCGTGGCCGGGTTGGTTGCCGGGACCGGCAGGTTTGGCGCTCTGGAGGGGCTGGTTTTCAAAGGCGCCGTGCTGGGGGTGGCCGTTGCCCTGGGGTGGCCGAGGCTGGAGCCCGTGGTTGTGCGGCTGGCAGCGCTTGCGAGATGAGGACGAGAGAGGTGCCCGGTATTGCAGAAGATCACCGTGCTTGTTGCGTCGACGTTCTTGTCGCGTCTCCGGGGCCTGGTCGGCTGCCGGCTTCCAGAAGGGCGCGGTTTGCTCTTCCCGCGTTGCTCCGGCGTTCACGGGTTCCTGATGGACAGGCCCCTGGACTGCGCGTTTCTGGACGCCGGCAACCGGGTCATACGGGTGGGCACCTTGCGTCCCTGGCGGGTGCTGTTCGGTCCCCGGGGAACCGCGGCGGTGCTGGAAATGGAGGCTGGTGCGGCGGCCAGGCTGGGCTTGAGGCCCGGGGTGTGGCTCCTTCCGGGAGCGG includes:
- a CDS encoding DUF192 domain-containing protein, giving the protein MQKITVLVASTFLSRLRGLVGCRLPEGRGLLFPRCSGVHGFLMDRPLDCAFLDAGNRVIRVGTLRPWRVLFGPRGTAAVLEMEAGAAARLGLRPGVWLLPGADPGAMVVAELPERAEGRGGGAAGQGAG